From Pelosinus fermentans DSM 17108, the proteins below share one genomic window:
- a CDS encoding FecCD family ABC transporter permease: MGSTGQQKKKKSSKFIAVLLVLGILLVLSIIFSMKSGYTHLTFHDLLRILLGGGSDKENLVLFTFRMPRIIIAMLVGAGLALSGCIIQGIARNALADPGLLGINAGAGLMVVLFVLLFPTKTALSVFTLPFLALIGAGVAAVLIYLLAYKNLEGLSPLRLILTGVGMQVGISAAMIVLVILLDESQFNFVTVWQAGRIWGASWKFVIALLPWLLVLVPYVFFKARVLDVLGVGEEIAWGLGVSVERERRMLLAAAVALAASCVAVSGNISFVGLIAPHLARRLVGLGHQILLPCCALTGALLVSISDILARTLVQPSEIPTGIVVAVVGAPYFLYLLAKSGR; this comes from the coding sequence ATGGGTTCTACGGGCCAGCAAAAGAAGAAAAAAAGCTCAAAATTTATTGCTGTGCTGCTTGTACTAGGGATTTTACTAGTTCTTTCAATCATCTTCAGCATGAAATCCGGCTATACCCACTTAACGTTTCATGATCTTCTACGCATCCTCCTTGGAGGTGGCAGTGACAAAGAGAATCTGGTCTTGTTTACTTTTAGAATGCCTCGTATCATCATTGCTATGCTGGTCGGTGCGGGACTTGCCCTCTCAGGATGCATCATTCAGGGAATAGCCAGAAATGCGCTGGCTGACCCTGGACTGTTAGGAATTAACGCTGGTGCTGGATTGATGGTTGTACTATTTGTCCTGCTTTTTCCGACCAAAACGGCCCTTTCTGTATTCACGCTGCCCTTTCTGGCACTGATTGGCGCCGGTGTTGCGGCAGTGCTGATTTACCTATTAGCTTACAAAAATCTAGAGGGATTATCGCCTTTGCGCCTGATTTTAACGGGAGTAGGTATGCAGGTAGGAATCAGTGCTGCTATGATTGTTTTGGTTATTCTTCTGGACGAGAGTCAGTTTAATTTTGTTACAGTATGGCAGGCAGGGCGCATTTGGGGCGCTAGTTGGAAGTTTGTCATAGCACTGCTGCCATGGTTGCTAGTACTGGTTCCTTATGTTTTTTTCAAGGCACGGGTTCTTGATGTACTAGGTGTTGGTGAGGAAATTGCATGGGGTCTGGGTGTATCTGTAGAACGGGAGCGAAGGATGTTATTGGCGGCTGCAGTGGCATTGGCGGCATCTTGTGTCGCCGTTAGCGGTAATATCAGTTTTGTCGGACTGATAGCTCCCCATTTAGCACGCCGCCTCGTGGGACTAGGGCATCAGATTTTATTGCCGTGTTGTGCATTGACAGGTGCCTTGCTGGTGTCCATATCGGATATACTGGCCCGAACTCTTGTGCAGCCCTCGGAGATACCGACAGGTATTGTTGTTGCAGTTGTGGGCGCACCTTATTTTCTATATCTGCTAGCGAAAAGTGGAAGATAG
- a CDS encoding FecCD family ABC transporter permease translates to MKVSTNDAVRSDLFVKKTDRSWRALLVIVVGLCVLVISMAFSLTQGVVQMPLSAAWDALMHFTPGSMQHLIIQDLRLPRVLASALVGAALAVAGAVMQGITQNPMADSGLMGLNAGASFMLSLCFAFVPGLSYSYIILYSFLGASISAGMVYGISSLQRGGATPMRLVLAGIAVSALLAAIGHGIAIYFGVAQDIAFWTAGGVAGTTWQQLRILFPCIVVTLFAAILLSRSISLLSLGEEIAQGLGLRVNSVKFAAALVVLVLAGASVSVVGPVGLVGLIIPHIARYLVGVDYRWIIPSSAVLGSLLLVLADLGARMLNPLHETPIGAIIALIGVPFFLYLARKQRREA, encoded by the coding sequence ATGAAAGTTTCAACAAATGACGCTGTTCGTTCAGATCTCTTTGTAAAAAAAACAGATCGTTCTTGGAGAGCACTGTTAGTAATTGTAGTTGGACTTTGTGTGCTGGTGATATCCATGGCATTCTCCCTTACACAGGGCGTGGTGCAGATGCCTCTGTCTGCTGCATGGGACGCACTAATGCATTTTACTCCCGGTTCAATGCAGCATTTAATTATACAGGATTTACGTCTGCCTCGTGTGTTGGCAAGTGCGTTAGTAGGGGCTGCTTTAGCTGTGGCAGGTGCAGTGATGCAGGGAATCACGCAGAACCCCATGGCGGATTCCGGCCTAATGGGTCTTAATGCAGGAGCAAGTTTTATGCTGTCTCTCTGTTTTGCCTTTGTGCCCGGTCTATCTTACAGCTACATCATTTTATATTCTTTTCTCGGTGCTTCGATTAGTGCCGGAATGGTGTATGGAATTAGCTCCCTGCAGCGGGGAGGAGCTACTCCTATGAGGCTGGTGTTGGCAGGAATTGCTGTTAGTGCGCTGCTGGCAGCAATCGGCCATGGCATTGCTATTTATTTTGGTGTCGCACAGGATATAGCCTTTTGGACGGCAGGTGGTGTTGCGGGTACGACGTGGCAGCAGCTTCGCATCCTGTTTCCGTGTATAGTAGTGACATTATTTGCAGCGATCCTGCTTTCCCGCTCCATTTCGCTGCTCAGCTTAGGAGAGGAAATCGCTCAGGGGCTGGGACTGAGGGTGAACAGTGTAAAGTTCGCCGCTGCTCTTGTTGTCTTAGTACTGGCAGGAGCCTCCGTATCAGTGGTAGGGCCTGTGGGCTTAGTCGGTCTTATTATTCCCCATATTGCTCGTTATTTGGTAGGGGTAGACTACAGATGGATCATTCCTTCCTCGGCAGTGCTGGGGAGCTTGCTGCTGGTGTTGGCAGATCTGGGTGCACGGATGCTTAATCCTCTGCATGAAACACCAATCGGTGCTATCATTGCCCTCATCGGTGTCCCCTTTTTCCTGTACTTAGCACGTAAACAAAGGAGGGAGGCATAG
- a CDS encoding ABC transporter ATP-binding protein — MVRRFFSYYRPYKGLFLLDFSCTVIMSALELVFPLAVAQVVDKLLPSGNWHWVLLACIGLLSVYVINTGLNIVINYWGNMLGLNIETDMRNELFSHMQKLSFRFFDTHRTGQLMSRISNDLMDVGSMAHNGPEHVFIIIITLIGALGVMFTISWKLSLITLLLLLLLMVVIFVFAKKMTRAFRQMFASVGCFYARLQDALGGIRVVQAFTNEEHQKKLFISDNQWFHKVKMEGFKIFTTSTAISYLLMRFLSLFALAGGSWFYLQGELTSGQMFSFILLINVIIRPIQMISTLVERIPKGVAGFKNFVEIMDIHPDIVDAPDAVDAPHLQGNIRYNNVSFAYEEECPVLENVDLFIPSGETVAFVGPSGGGKTTLCSLLPRFYEVLSGSITIDGIDINKIKLQSLRQQIGIVQQDVFLFAGTIRENILYGKMDATEDEIWEAVVRSQMDEFIRAQTDGLDAVIGERGVKLSGGQKQRLSIARMFLKNPAILILDEATSALDTETETAIQKALAELSKGRTTLVIAHRLATIKNADRIIVVTAEGIAEQGSHQKLLAEKGIYSRLHHAQFST, encoded by the coding sequence ATGGTTCGTCGGTTTTTTAGTTATTATCGTCCCTACAAGGGGCTATTCTTATTAGATTTTTCCTGTACGGTAATCATGTCTGCTTTGGAATTGGTTTTTCCCTTGGCGGTCGCGCAAGTAGTGGACAAATTGTTGCCTAGCGGCAACTGGCACTGGGTACTTTTAGCATGCATAGGTCTGTTAAGCGTCTATGTCATCAATACGGGACTTAATATTGTAATCAATTACTGGGGGAATATGCTAGGACTCAATATAGAGACCGACATGCGCAATGAGCTGTTTAGTCATATGCAGAAATTATCTTTCCGTTTTTTTGACACCCATAGGACTGGTCAGTTGATGTCACGTATCTCCAATGATCTAATGGATGTGGGGAGCATGGCTCATAATGGACCAGAACATGTGTTTATCATCATCATCACACTGATTGGTGCATTAGGAGTGATGTTTACCATCAGCTGGAAGCTGTCACTGATAACGCTGTTGTTATTGCTGCTTTTAATGGTGGTTATCTTTGTTTTTGCTAAAAAGATGACCCGTGCTTTTAGGCAGATGTTTGCTAGCGTAGGGTGTTTTTATGCCCGGCTGCAGGACGCTCTGGGAGGCATCCGTGTGGTGCAGGCTTTCACGAATGAGGAGCATCAAAAAAAGCTGTTCATTTCAGATAATCAATGGTTCCACAAGGTCAAGATGGAAGGATTTAAGATCTTCACCACCAGCACAGCGATTAGCTACCTGCTTATGCGATTTCTATCTTTATTCGCGTTAGCAGGAGGAAGCTGGTTCTATTTACAAGGAGAGTTGACTAGTGGGCAAATGTTCAGTTTTATTCTACTCATCAATGTCATCATCCGCCCTATTCAAATGATTAGCACTCTGGTTGAGAGAATCCCCAAAGGCGTTGCCGGATTTAAAAATTTTGTAGAAATTATGGATATCCATCCAGATATTGTTGATGCACCCGACGCTGTTGATGCACCGCATCTGCAAGGAAATATTCGCTACAACAACGTGAGCTTTGCCTATGAGGAAGAATGCCCTGTGCTGGAGAATGTAGACCTTTTCATACCTTCAGGCGAAACGGTGGCTTTTGTAGGACCCTCCGGCGGAGGAAAGACTACTCTGTGCAGCCTGCTGCCTCGCTTTTATGAGGTATTATCCGGAAGTATCACCATTGATGGAATCGATATTAATAAAATTAAACTCCAATCTCTCCGACAGCAAATTGGTATTGTGCAGCAGGATGTATTTCTATTTGCTGGAACCATTCGGGAAAATATCCTGTACGGTAAAATGGATGCAACAGAGGACGAAATATGGGAAGCGGTAGTACGGTCTCAAATGGATGAATTTATCCGTGCTCAAACGGACGGTCTGGATGCCGTTATCGGCGAGCGTGGCGTGAAACTTTCCGGTGGACAGAAACAGAGGCTTTCTATTGCCCGCATGTTTCTCAAGAATCCTGCGATTCTTATACTGGATGAGGCCACCTCTGCTTTGGATACGGAAACAGAAACGGCAATTCAAAAAGCGCTGGCAGAGCTGTCCAAAGGACGGACAACTCTCGTTATTGCTCATCGGCTGGCGACAATTAAGAATGCGGATCGTATCATCGTAGTTACAGCAGAAGGTATTGCAGAGCAAGGCAGCCATCAAAAACTGCTAGCTGAAAAAGGAATATACAGCCGTCTTCATCACGCTCAATTCAGTACTTAA
- a CDS encoding iron-siderophore ABC transporter substrate-binding protein — MKRIVVILLSLGIVTGGLVGCSYQPKTNIASKPSSDSSEMPGKEAAFPRTYIDSKGNKISIEKQPQRIAMVAFPLVETMFALNAPPVAAPQVTVMSQWDSLKPYLAANSLIDLGSQTSINLEKLLDVEPELIIGTRYNEEIYDELSKIAPVVLLDTQPLSLDWRSVPREIAKVIGKEQDAEARIAQLEWLIVQSRDKLLPYQEETFAFLALADKGSFGVFGKQNYPAYFDDQSGLGLHAPNGYPERTGRISLERLAELNPDHIFLMKVPGIEKKLEDLKGNSIWSALQAVKGGHVYFVDRSGFTVGIVATEYGVKSVVKTLTK; from the coding sequence ATGAAAAGAATAGTTGTAATACTTCTGTCATTAGGGATAGTTACGGGAGGATTAGTAGGATGCAGCTACCAGCCGAAAACAAATATTGCCTCCAAACCATCATCTGACAGTAGTGAAATGCCGGGAAAAGAAGCAGCTTTCCCTCGGACTTACATAGATTCAAAAGGTAATAAAATTAGTATTGAAAAGCAGCCCCAGCGAATTGCCATGGTGGCTTTCCCGCTTGTAGAAACGATGTTTGCACTGAATGCACCACCTGTTGCAGCACCTCAAGTTACTGTTATGTCACAATGGGATTCACTAAAACCGTATCTGGCAGCGAATTCTCTAATTGACTTGGGAAGCCAAACCAGTATTAATCTTGAAAAATTGCTTGATGTTGAACCTGAGTTAATCATTGGTACAAGATATAACGAAGAGATATATGATGAATTATCCAAGATTGCTCCTGTTGTCTTGTTAGATACACAGCCGCTTTCCCTTGATTGGAGAAGTGTGCCCCGGGAAATTGCAAAAGTGATTGGCAAAGAACAGGATGCAGAGGCGCGTATCGCGCAGCTTGAGTGGCTGATTGTTCAATCACGAGATAAACTTTTACCCTACCAAGAGGAAACATTTGCATTCTTAGCATTGGCTGATAAAGGTTCGTTTGGTGTTTTTGGCAAGCAGAATTATCCCGCGTATTTTGATGATCAAAGTGGTTTGGGATTGCACGCCCCGAATGGCTATCCTGAAAGGACAGGGAGGATTTCCCTGGAAAGACTGGCAGAACTGAATCCTGATCACATCTTTTTAATGAAAGTTCCGGGTATTGAAAAAAAACTTGAGGATTTGAAGGGCAACTCCATATGGAGTGCCTTGCAGGCAGTGAAAGGGGGGCATGTCTATTTTGTAGATCGATCGGGCTTTACAGTGGGAATCGTTGCGACAGAGTATGGAGTTAAAAGCGTTGTCAAAACTCTGACAAAGTAA
- a CDS encoding helix-turn-helix domain-containing protein, translated as MKVNIDDMADGFSRISFNIVDAGRFVIEPGRKSFATYTAAASGIIFPLRGKARMTFEGVTYEMEPGRFFHAGPRMTLDKEVLGESTWEFVLIHYKIPDSEKYTFPYALSHYELDSGYSPRINDMLQRLCHTCRMPSNLQALRAKSLFLSVMDEVLTCSTNRGKESGRSLVEQSIEYMDNHYMEQLTIPKLAGQYGLSSKQFAYLFQKHVKMSPNEYLISQRMKRAKELLCTTTCSVSEISDYVGYSDSYYFSKLFKKRTGTSPSTLRNFLEKNTG; from the coding sequence ATGAAGGTTAACATTGATGATATGGCAGACGGTTTTTCCCGGATATCATTTAATATTGTCGACGCGGGTAGATTTGTGATAGAACCAGGCAGAAAAAGTTTTGCAACCTATACTGCAGCAGCCTCAGGAATTATTTTTCCCTTGCGAGGAAAGGCAAGAATGACTTTCGAGGGTGTGACTTATGAAATGGAACCCGGCAGATTTTTTCATGCAGGACCTAGAATGACGTTGGACAAAGAGGTTCTTGGGGAGTCAACGTGGGAATTTGTGCTGATACACTATAAAATTCCTGACAGTGAAAAGTACACATTTCCTTACGCATTATCCCATTATGAACTAGACTCGGGCTACAGTCCGCGGATTAATGATATGCTGCAAAGACTTTGCCACACCTGCAGAATGCCGAGTAACCTGCAGGCTCTGCGGGCGAAATCATTATTCTTAAGTGTCATGGATGAAGTTTTGACATGTTCGACAAATCGGGGAAAGGAAAGTGGACGGTCGCTAGTCGAGCAGTCAATTGAATATATGGACAATCACTACATGGAACAGCTGACCATTCCAAAATTAGCTGGGCAGTATGGTTTGAGCAGTAAGCAATTTGCTTATTTGTTCCAAAAACACGTGAAGATGAGTCCAAATGAATATTTAATATCACAGCGGATGAAACGCGCCAAAGAATTACTATGCACTACAACTTGCTCCGTATCAGAAATCTCTGATTATGTCGGTTATTCTGATTCTTATTATTTTAGCAAGCTTTTTAAAAAGCGTACAGGTACCTCACCTAGTACGTTGCGAAACTTTTTAGAAAAAAATACGGGGTAA